The proteins below come from a single uncultured Carboxylicivirga sp. genomic window:
- a CDS encoding transglutaminase domain-containing protein gives MRIAALIIVWLMMSFNSMAGIDPALILNVSKYPKSFKHTDDLAKRINKDYKSDKDKAAAIYTWIALNVEYDVKTFYSNKNTSVEYSYQTLEEKEAIEKEIFNKIVESTLRKKEAVCEGYASLYKALCDQCRLECVIVSGSSKNSYRQIGKEPKISDHAWNAVMINGQWYLLDATWGAGSVDPSTRKFIKEFTDGYFMLPADRFFTQHFPQDEKWSFVDKSAKDFAELPFYHHTYLFSDDVLLTPEKGIIKKVKRGEIPFKLKTSREINQLYFAFERDKKSSLISYTQQGDEVTFSVQVGNRRSGYFTVYADGKPMFSFKLNTK, from the coding sequence ATGAGAATAGCAGCACTTATTATTGTTTGGTTAATGATGAGTTTTAATTCGATGGCGGGTATTGATCCGGCATTGATTCTGAATGTTTCGAAATATCCAAAATCGTTTAAACATACCGATGATTTGGCCAAACGAATCAATAAAGATTATAAGAGCGATAAGGATAAGGCTGCGGCAATTTATACCTGGATAGCCCTTAATGTTGAGTATGATGTTAAAACCTTTTACTCCAATAAAAACACTTCAGTTGAGTATTCATATCAAACACTGGAAGAAAAAGAAGCCATTGAAAAAGAAATATTCAATAAGATTGTAGAATCCACACTGCGAAAGAAAGAAGCAGTTTGCGAAGGATATGCATCGCTATACAAAGCATTATGCGATCAATGCAGATTAGAATGTGTTATTGTAAGTGGATCGTCAAAAAATTCCTATCGTCAGATAGGTAAAGAGCCCAAAATAAGTGATCATGCCTGGAATGCAGTAATGATTAACGGACAATGGTATTTATTGGATGCAACATGGGGAGCTGGTTCAGTAGATCCTTCAACCCGAAAGTTTATCAAAGAATTTACCGACGGGTATTTTATGTTGCCTGCTGATCGTTTTTTTACGCAGCATTTTCCTCAAGACGAAAAATGGAGTTTTGTAGATAAGAGTGCCAAAGATTTTGCTGAGCTTCCTTTTTATCATCATACATATCTCTTTTCGGATGACGTATTACTAACACCTGAAAAAGGAATTATTAAAAAAGTGAAGAGGGGTGAGATACCATTTAAACTCAAAACAAGCCGAGAGATTAATCAATTGTATTTTGCTTTTGAAAGAGATAAAAAATCAAGCTTGATTAGTTATACTCAGCAAGGTGATGAAGTAACCTTTTCGGTGCAGGTGGGAAATCGCAGGTCGGGGTATTTTACGGTATATGCTGATGGTAAGCCTATGTTTAGTTTTAAACTCAATACCAAATAA